From Brassica oleracea var. oleracea cultivar TO1000 chromosome C3, BOL, whole genome shotgun sequence, a single genomic window includes:
- the LOC106336111 gene encoding choline transporter-like protein 1 — protein sequence MAADDGDPTKFPAISSSSPLLSKPSTSALDSPRRSSDPESDPTQFLQISYNFGPRPFKDVAFLLLFDLFVFSTFGFGVFSVFHRNTDYGDSSSFSYDLASSSCVKASTFTSFSNSYWSSSDPVFEKDLIWTLVVTLILSAPFCFLVLLLLKHYTKQIVYACLPLFVLFPIFFNVYWFVACTLSSSCSDALPLAYRVLVLVFVFLVIAIIVWIIVANWHRIELTIQIIGVASDALSKNLKLFVVLPLLILGLVVYYAPIVVFLVFARFNGEFVPREVDGEYVCEWKEDSWVPAYYALAIITMIWSLAVTVEMQVYVISGAIAQWYFSKDDSMPKKCIRSSLRNAFGQSFGTICLSGILVGVVRVVRAIVDNAREENPQGIVNFVLRCCANALLGAFDYLNKFTINFAAITGESYCTSAKMTYELLRRNLLSAVFVETVSTRILTGIVFVLSAAYAVATWAVLRGVSSLGVDSYLVAFLAWLLLTVVLAFFVHVLDNVIDTIYVCYAIDRDKGDVCKQEVHEVYVHLPISRSTRSALIPNALNA from the exons ATGGCTGCTGACGACGGCGACCCCACCAAATTCCCCGCGATCTCCTCCTCCTCCCCTCTTCTCTCTAAACCCTCCACGTCAGCTCTCGATTCCCCGCGTCGAAGTAGCGATCCCGAATCCGACCCGACACAGTTCCTCCAGATCTCTTACAACTTCGGTCCTAGACCTTTCAAAGACGTCGCTTTCCTCCTCCTCTTCGACCTCTTCGTCTTCTCCACCTTCGGCTTCGGCGTCTTCTCGGTCTTCCATAGGAATACTGATTACGGCGACTCCTCTTCCTTCTCCTACGATCTCGCCTCCAGCTCCTGCGTCAAAGCTTCCACCTTTACGAGTTTTTCGAATAGTTATTGGTCTTCTTCTGATCCGGTCTTTGAGAAGGATTTGATCTGGACCCTTGTTGTAACGCTAATCTTAAGCGCGCCGTTTTGTTTCCTTGTTCTCCTTTTGCTCAAACACTACACTAAGCAGATAGTTTACGCTTGTTTACCTCTCTTCGTCCTGTTCCCGATCTTCTTCAACGTCTATTGGTTCGTCGCTTGTACTCTCAGCTCCTCTTGTAGCGACGCACTCCCTCTAGCTTACAGAGTCCTCGTCCTAGTATTCGTTTTCTTGGTCATCGCCATCATCGTCTGGATCATTGTAGCTAACTGGCATAGAATCGAGCTGACGATTCAAATCATCGGTGTTGCGTCGGATGCACTGTCCAAAAACTTGAAGCTTTTCGTTGTTTTGCCGTTGCTGATCCTCGGGTTGGTTGTGTACTACGCGCCGATTGTGGTGTTCTTGGTGTTTGCTAGGTTTAACGGCGAGTTTGTGCCGAGGGAGGTGGATGGTGAGTATGTTTGTGAGTGGAAGGAAGATTCTTGGGTTCCTGCTTATTACGCGCTTGCTATTATAACTATGATTTGGTCTCTTGCTGTTACGGTGGAGATGCAAGTGTATGTTATAAGCGGAGCTATTGCTCAGTGGTATTTCTCCAAGGATGACTCTATGCCTAAGAAATGCATACGTAGCTCTTTGAG GAACGCGTTTGGTCAATCCTTTGGTACGATATGTCTCTCGGGGATCCTCGTAGGGGTTGTTCGTGTTGTCCGAGCCATTGTGGACAACGCGAGAGAAGAGAACCCACAAGGGATAGTGAACTTTGTTCTCCGCTGCTGTGCAAACGCCTTGCTTGGAGCTTTTGACTATCTCAACAAGTTCACAATCAACTTTGCTGCGATAACAGGCGAGTCTTATTGCACCTCTGCCAAAATGACTTACGAGTTGTTAAGACGGAACCTGCTCTCAGCTGTTTTTGTGGAAACAGTTTCCACTCGGATCCTAACCGGAATTGTCTTTGTCCTCTCAGCTGCTTATGCGGTCGCG ACATGGGCTGTTCTGAGAGGAGTGAGCAGCTTGGGTGTGGATTCGTACTTGGTGGCTTTTCTGGCGTGGCTCTTACTGACTGTGGTCTTGGCTTTCTTTGTACATGTTCTTGATAATGTGATAGACACGATCTATGTATGCTATGCGATTGATCGAGACAAGGGAGATGTGTGTAAGCAGGAAGTTCACGAGGTGTATGTTCACTTGCCTATCAGCAGAAGCACAAGATCTGCGCTCATCCCAAATGCTCTTAATGCATAG
- the LOC106335594 gene encoding endo-beta-1,4-xylanase Xyn10C isoform X1 encodes MKHSSIIAFIFSAIYSLLTAFVLASSSNAGPFYDSTAYTECRAEPEKPLYNGGMLNEKEASVSGGDTLRGVGASYTPAYILHNLTQNTIYCFSIWVKIEAGSASAARVRAKLRSDNATLNCVGSVSAKQGCWSFLKGGFLLDSPSQLSILFFETSNDDGKTQLEVASASLQPFTQEQWKNNQDYFINTARKRAVTIHVAGESGESVEGAVVNVEQIAKDFPIGSAISKTILGNIPYQEWFVKRFDATVFENELKWYATEPHQGKLNYTFADQMISFVRANKIIARGHNIFWEDPKYTPDWVRNLTGEDLRSAVNQRIRSLMTRYRGEFVHWDVSNEMLHFDFYESRLGKNASYELFAAARELDSLATLFLNDFNVVETCSDERSTVDEYITRVRELERYDGGGMRMDGVGLEGHFTRPNVALMRANLDKLATLELPVWLTEIDISSTLDHRTQAIYLEQVLREGFSHPSVNGIILWTALHPNGCYQMCLTDDKFHNLPAGDVVDQKLLEWTTGEVKAKTDDHGTFSFLGFLGEYRVSIMYEGKTVNSSFSLSRDPQTKHVRLRI; translated from the exons ATGAAACATTCTTCCATCATTGCTTTCATTTTCTCCGCCATTTATTCGCTCCTCACCGCCTTCGTACTTGCTTCTTCGTCAAATG CTGGACCTTTCTACGATTCGACTGCCTATACAGAG TGTAGAGCGGAGCCAGAGAAACCACTTTACAATGGAGGGATGCTGAATGAGAAAGAAGCTTCTGTGTCAGGCGGAGACACTCTCAGAGGCGTCGGTGCTAGCTACACACCAGCTTACATATTGCACAATCTCACGCAAAACACCATCTACTGCTTCTCCA TTTGGGTGAAGATAGAGGCTGGTTCTGCATCAGCAGCTCGTGTCAGAGCAAAGTTGAGATCAGATAACGCCACATTAAACTGCGTAGGTTCTGTATCTGCAAAACAAGGTTGCTGGTCTTTCCTCAAAGGCGGCTTCCTTCTTGACTCTCCTTCCCAACTATCCATCCTCTTCTTTGAG ACATCAAACGACGATGGTAAAACCCAATTAGAAGTGGCGAGTGCATCGCTTCAGCCCTTCACGCAGGAGCAATGGAAGAACAACCAAGATTACTTCATTAACACT GCGAGAAAACGAGCAGTGACAATTCACGTGGCCGGAGAAAGCGGAGAGAGCGTTGAAGGAGCAGTGGTGAACGTAGAGCAGATCGCTAAAGACTTCCCCATTGGTTCAGCTATCTCCAAAACAATCCTTGGAAACATCCCTTACCAA GAATGGTTCGTGAAGAGATTCGACGCGACTGTATTTGAGAACGAGCTTAAATGGTACGCGACGGAGCCCCATCAAGGCAAACTCAACTACACATTCGCTGATCAGATGATAAGTTTCGTCAGGGCTAATAAAATCATCGCTCGTGGCCACAACATCTTCTGGGAAGACCCCAAGTACACTCCCGACTGGGTCCGCAATCTAACCGGGGAAGATCTCCGGTCAGCGGTTAACCAGCGTATAAGGAGCCTTATGACTCGTTACAGAGGAGAGTTCGTGCACTGGGACGTGAGCAACGAGATGCTTCACTTCGACTTCTACGAAAGCCGGTTGGGGAAGAACGCTTCGTACGAGTTATTCGCAGCGGCGCGTGAGCTTGACTCGCTTGCGACTCTGTTCCTGAATGATTTCAACGTGGTGGAGACTTGCAGCGATGAGAGGTCAACGGTCGACGAGTATATCACGAGGGTCAGGGAGCTAGAAAGGTACGACGGAGGCGGTATGAGGATGGACGGTGTTGGGCTAGAGGGTCACTTCACGAGGCCTAACGTTGCGCTGATGAGAGCTAACCTTGACAAACTCGCTACGCTTGAGCTTCCGGTATGGCTCACCGAGATTGATATCAGCTCCACTCTCGACCACCGCACTCAG GCGATTTATTTGGAGCAAGTGTTACGTGAAGGATTTTCGCACCCATCAGTGAACGGTATAATTCTATGGACCGCACTTCATCCAAACGGCTGTTACCAAATGTGCCTTACTGACGATAAGTTCCATAACCTTCCTGCCGGAGACGTGGTGGATCAGAAGCTTCTAGAATGGACTACCGGTGAAGTTAAGGCAAAGACGGACGACCATGGAACCTTCAGCTTCTTGGGATTTTTAGGAGAGTATCGAGTCAGCATCATGTACGAGGGTAAAACGGTGAATTCATCTTTCTCACTGTCTCGAGACCCTCAGACCAAACATGTCAGGCTCCGAATCTAA
- the LOC106335594 gene encoding endo-beta-1,4-xylanase Xyn10C isoform X2 — protein sequence MKHSSIIAFIFSAIYSLLTAFVLASSSNAGPFYDSTAYTECRAEPEKPLYNGGMLNEKEASVSGGDTLRGVGASYTPAYILHNLTQNTIYCFSKAGSASAARVRAKLRSDNATLNCVGSVSAKQGCWSFLKGGFLLDSPSQLSILFFETSNDDGKTQLEVASASLQPFTQEQWKNNQDYFINTARKRAVTIHVAGESGESVEGAVVNVEQIAKDFPIGSAISKTILGNIPYQEWFVKRFDATVFENELKWYATEPHQGKLNYTFADQMISFVRANKIIARGHNIFWEDPKYTPDWVRNLTGEDLRSAVNQRIRSLMTRYRGEFVHWDVSNEMLHFDFYESRLGKNASYELFAAARELDSLATLFLNDFNVVETCSDERSTVDEYITRVRELERYDGGGMRMDGVGLEGHFTRPNVALMRANLDKLATLELPVWLTEIDISSTLDHRTQAIYLEQVLREGFSHPSVNGIILWTALHPNGCYQMCLTDDKFHNLPAGDVVDQKLLEWTTGEVKAKTDDHGTFSFLGFLGEYRVSIMYEGKTVNSSFSLSRDPQTKHVRLRI from the exons ATGAAACATTCTTCCATCATTGCTTTCATTTTCTCCGCCATTTATTCGCTCCTCACCGCCTTCGTACTTGCTTCTTCGTCAAATG CTGGACCTTTCTACGATTCGACTGCCTATACAGAG TGTAGAGCGGAGCCAGAGAAACCACTTTACAATGGAGGGATGCTGAATGAGAAAGAAGCTTCTGTGTCAGGCGGAGACACTCTCAGAGGCGTCGGTGCTAGCTACACACCAGCTTACATATTGCACAATCTCACGCAAAACACCATCTACTGCTTCTCCA AGGCTGGTTCTGCATCAGCAGCTCGTGTCAGAGCAAAGTTGAGATCAGATAACGCCACATTAAACTGCGTAGGTTCTGTATCTGCAAAACAAGGTTGCTGGTCTTTCCTCAAAGGCGGCTTCCTTCTTGACTCTCCTTCCCAACTATCCATCCTCTTCTTTGAG ACATCAAACGACGATGGTAAAACCCAATTAGAAGTGGCGAGTGCATCGCTTCAGCCCTTCACGCAGGAGCAATGGAAGAACAACCAAGATTACTTCATTAACACT GCGAGAAAACGAGCAGTGACAATTCACGTGGCCGGAGAAAGCGGAGAGAGCGTTGAAGGAGCAGTGGTGAACGTAGAGCAGATCGCTAAAGACTTCCCCATTGGTTCAGCTATCTCCAAAACAATCCTTGGAAACATCCCTTACCAA GAATGGTTCGTGAAGAGATTCGACGCGACTGTATTTGAGAACGAGCTTAAATGGTACGCGACGGAGCCCCATCAAGGCAAACTCAACTACACATTCGCTGATCAGATGATAAGTTTCGTCAGGGCTAATAAAATCATCGCTCGTGGCCACAACATCTTCTGGGAAGACCCCAAGTACACTCCCGACTGGGTCCGCAATCTAACCGGGGAAGATCTCCGGTCAGCGGTTAACCAGCGTATAAGGAGCCTTATGACTCGTTACAGAGGAGAGTTCGTGCACTGGGACGTGAGCAACGAGATGCTTCACTTCGACTTCTACGAAAGCCGGTTGGGGAAGAACGCTTCGTACGAGTTATTCGCAGCGGCGCGTGAGCTTGACTCGCTTGCGACTCTGTTCCTGAATGATTTCAACGTGGTGGAGACTTGCAGCGATGAGAGGTCAACGGTCGACGAGTATATCACGAGGGTCAGGGAGCTAGAAAGGTACGACGGAGGCGGTATGAGGATGGACGGTGTTGGGCTAGAGGGTCACTTCACGAGGCCTAACGTTGCGCTGATGAGAGCTAACCTTGACAAACTCGCTACGCTTGAGCTTCCGGTATGGCTCACCGAGATTGATATCAGCTCCACTCTCGACCACCGCACTCAG GCGATTTATTTGGAGCAAGTGTTACGTGAAGGATTTTCGCACCCATCAGTGAACGGTATAATTCTATGGACCGCACTTCATCCAAACGGCTGTTACCAAATGTGCCTTACTGACGATAAGTTCCATAACCTTCCTGCCGGAGACGTGGTGGATCAGAAGCTTCTAGAATGGACTACCGGTGAAGTTAAGGCAAAGACGGACGACCATGGAACCTTCAGCTTCTTGGGATTTTTAGGAGAGTATCGAGTCAGCATCATGTACGAGGGTAAAACGGTGAATTCATCTTTCTCACTGTCTCGAGACCCTCAGACCAAACATGTCAGGCTCCGAATCTAA